Part of the Tepiditoga spiralis genome, AATTCTATGAAACCATTTTTAGCCGAAGATGGAAAATGGATAAGTGATAATGAATATTTATTAAAGTTAAGAAAAGGTATAAAATGGACAGATGGAGTTGATTTTACTTCAAAAGATGTTTATTTTACATTTGATGTTGGAAGAAAAAATGAAGAAGCTCCTATTTCTTATGTTTGGAAGTGGTTAAAAGAAATAAAAGTTATAGATAATTATACTTTAAAATTTATTTTTAGTGAACCAAGATATAGTGAATGGAATACAATGCTTTATGATCAAGGTATAATTCCAGAACATATTTGGTCCAAAAAAACAGCTGAAGAAGTTATTAATACTGATAATAAAAACCCAATTGGAACTGGAAGTTATAAATATGAAGTTGCAACAAATGATAAAATGGTTTGGATTAGAAATGATAATTGGTGGGGAAAAGATGTTTTTGGAAAGTTGCCTGCTCCAAAAAGAATTGTAATACCATTAATTTATTCAAATAATGTAGCTCTTGGTATGTTAATGAAAGGAGAATTAGATTTATCTAATTTCTTTTTACCAGGTATTCCAAAGGTTAAATCATTTTATAATTTAACAACTTGGTATGAAGGTAAACCCTATATGTTACCTGGAGATTCTGCCACTTTATATTTAAATACACATAAAAAATATTTAAATAATACTGATTTTAGAAAAGCAATAGCTTATGCAATAAATAGAGATATGATTATAAAAAATGTTTTTGAATATCAATCACAAAAAGCTAATCCTTCAGGTCTTTTACCTATTGATTCGTGGATGAAATATTATAACAAAGAAGTAAATAAAAAGTATGGTTTTGATTTTAATAAAGAAAAAGCTAAATCTTTATTAAAAAAATTAGGCTTTAAAGATATAAATCATGATGGATTTTTAGAAGATAAAGATGGAAAAAAAGTTTCATTCGAAATAATAGTTCCAAGTGGATGGACAGATTGGATGGAAGCTATAAAAATAATTTCTAAAAATCTTCAAGATATAGGAATAAAAGCAGACGCAAAATTTCCAGATGAAGGTGTTTATTGGGATGATTTAACAAAAGGCGATTTTGATATGGCAATAAACAATTATGGAAATGAAGCAAGTTCAACTCCTTGGACTTATTGGAATTCTGTTATGAATTATAGAATAAATCAAGATGTTGTTGAAGATGGAAATTTTGGAAGATACAATAATCCAAAATTATTTAAAATGATTAAAGATTTTAATACGAAAAAATTAGGATCTACAGAAAGCTATGAAATTGCTTCTTTAATTGAAGAAGAAATGTTAAAAAATATGCCAGTAATTCCTCTATGGTTTAATGGTTTATGGTATCAAGCAAGCAGTGATTATTGGACAAATTGGCCAACTGAAAAAAATCCTGTTGGTTATCCATGTTCTTGGAGTGGTTATTGGTCAAGAGGTGGAATTGATATGTTATTAAACTTAAAGCCTTCGAACCATGAAGAATAAAATATAAAAATTAAAAATATGCAGGCCTTTTTGGCCTGCGTGTATTATGGGGGAAAAAGTATGCAAAATAAATACTTTAGAAAAAAGATAATTATTTATTTAATAACTTTCTTTTTTGCTGTTACTTTGAATTGGTTAATTCCTCGTTTTATGCCAGGAGACCCCATGAGTCTTTTAATGGCTAAATTACATGGATTAAATGAAGGTAAAGCAGCATTAAAAAGTTTTTTTCTGGATTCTTTTGGTTTAAACAAATCTTTTTTTGAACAGTACTTAGATTTTTGGAAAGCATTGTTTACAGGAGATTTTGGAGTTAGTATTTATCTTTATCCAAAGCCAGTTATTGAAATAATAAGCAAGGCTGCAATTTATGACATAGTTTTATTATTACCAGCTGTAATACTTAGTTGGATATTTGGAAATAAACTTGGAGCTATTTCAGGTGTAAATAAAAAAATAGATAATATATTAATGCCAATATTTTATTTTTTAACTTCTTCACCATATTTTTGGTTTGCAGTTATTTTAGTTTATGTATTAGGTGTTGTTATGGGGCTTTTTCCTATAAATGGTGCTTATAGTTCTACTATGCTACCTTCTTTTTCATTTTCCTTTATAATAGATTTTTTTAAACATTGGATACTTCCATTTTTATCTTTATTTAGTGTAATGCTTGGAGGATGGGCAATAGGCATGCGAAATATGATTATATATGAAATGGGATCAAATTATTCAAAATATATGGAAGCTTTGGGTAGCTCAAAAAAATTAATTCGTAAATATGCATTTAGAAATGCTGAACTACCACAAGTAACAGGATTAGCTTTAAGTCTTGGAACAATAATAGCAGGAAACTTAACTACACAAATAGTTTTTTCTTATCCTGGTCTTGGTTATACTTTATTAAAAGCAATTTTAAATCAAGATTATTTTTTAGTACAAGGTTGTTTCTTATTCATAATAATTGGTGTTTTATTGGCTAATTTTTTAGTAGATATCCTTTATATGTTTATAGACCCTAGAGTACGTTATTCTTATTCGGGGGAGGTATGATTATGAATTTAAAAGAAAAATTAAAAAATCATGATAATTGGTACTATGCTTTAAAAAACAAAAAAGTTATTATAGGTTTTTCCATATTTTTATTTTTTTTAATTTTAGCACTTTTAGCTCCTATTTTAACAAAATTTGATTATGAAGAAATAGCTGGAGCCCCTTATTCTTCCCCAAGTTTAGAACATTTAATGGGAACAACTATATTTGGAAGAGATGTTTTTACACAAGTCTTATATGGATTAAGATCTACATTTTTTGTTGGATTAGTTGGTGGAACTATTGCTTTAGTAATAGGGGTTCTTTTAGGATTTATCTCTGGATACAAAAGTGGTACTTTGCTAGATGAAGGATTAATGATGTTAACTAATATATTACTTGTAATACCAGTTATAGCTATATTAATAATTCTTTCTGCTTATTTACCTTACAGAGGTATATTAGTTCAAAGCATAATAATAGGAATAACTAGTTGGCCTTGGTCTGCAAGAGCCGTTAGAGCTCAAACTCTTGCAATAAAAAATAAAGAATTTGTAAATCTTTCAAGGATTTCATCAGTTCCTACATTAAAAATAATAATAGAGGATATAGCTTCAAATATGTTTTCTTATGTATTTATGGTTTATATTTTACAATTCGCTGGAGCAATCTTAACTGCTGTTGGACTTGATTTTATAGGTCTTGGACCAACAAGAGGTATATCACTTGGTTTAATTATGCAAAACGCAGTAAATTGGAATGCACTTCCCTTAGGCTTATGGTGGTGGGCAATATTACCTGGATTAATCCTTACAGTTTTAGTTACATCACTTTACTTTATAAATACTGGTTTGGATGAAGTATTTAATCCAAAATTAAGGGAGATGTGATTATGTCAAAAAATATTTTAAATGTAAATGATTTAAAGGTTTATTATAAAACCTTAAAAGGTTATGTTAAAGCATTAGATGGTATATCTTTTAAAGTAAATGAAAAAGAAATTCTTGGTGTAGCAGGAGAATCTGGATGTGGTAAAACAACTCTTGGCCATAGCTTGATCTTACTAAAAAAACCTATGAAATATATCTCTGGAGAAGCAAATCTCTTGAATAAAGATTTAATGAAATTAAATGCAAAAGAAATGAACAAAACTCGGTTTAAAGATATTTCAATAATACCTCAAGCGGCTATGGATTCTTTTTCGCCAACAAAAAAGATAAAAGATTTTATAAAAGATTTAGTAGAAGAGCATGGCATAAAAGCTGATGAAAATTTTTTTGAAAAAGTCAAAAAAAGATTTAAAATGGTTAATTTGTCTTTAGATGTTTTAAATAGATATTCAATAGAACTTTCAGGAGGAATGAAACAAAGAGTAATTTTAGTAATTTCAACTCTTTTAGATCCAAAGTTATTAATAGCAGATGAAATAACTTCTGCTTTAGATGTTAGTTCACAAAAATTTGTGGCAAAAATGCTTTCTAATTTCAGAGATGAAAAAATAGTAGATTCAATAATTTTTATAACTCATGATCTTTCAATATTATATCAAATTGCAGACAAAATAATGATCATGTATGCAGGACACATTGCCGAAATAGCTTCAAGTGAAGATATAATTTTCAATCCTAAACATCCATATACCAAAGCTCTAATTTCATCTCTTCCAAAAATTGGAACAAGATTTGAAAATGAAAAGCTTGATGGAATTGAAGGTACTCCACCTAATTTATTAAATTTTGGTAATGGTTGTAGATTTAGATTTAGATGTCCTTATGCTTTTGATAAATGCGAAAAAGAAGCACCACCAAAAACAATAATTTCAAATGATCATGAAGTATATTGTTGGTTAAATGTAGGTGATAAAAATGAATGAAGTAATTTTAGAGGTCAAAAATTTATGCAAAGATTTTACATTGGGAGTATTTTCAAAAGAAGTAAAATCAGCTGTAAAAAATGTTTCTTTTGAAGTAAAAAAAGGCGAAATCATTTCTTTAATTGGAGAAAGTGGTAGTGGAAAAACAACAATAGGAAGAATGATATTAAAGTTATTAAAACCTTCAAAAGGGAAAATAATATTTAAAGATAAAGATATAACCGAAATAAAATCAAAAAAAGAAAAGAAAGATTATTATTTAAAGGTTCAAGGAATATTTCAAGATCCATTTTCTTCATTCAATTCTTTGTACAAAGTAGATAGAATCTTTAATATGATTTTTAATAGTTACTTTCCACATGAAGAAAAAAAAGATGGAAAAATAAAAAAAGCTCTAAACGATGTTGGTTTAAAACCAGAATCAGTTTTAAATAAGTATCCTCATCAATTGAGTGGAGGACAGTTACAAAGACTTTTAATAGCAAGAGCATTATTAATGAATGTAGATCTATTAATAGCAGATGAATTAATAAGTATGTTAGATGCTTCAACAAGAATAGGGGTTTTAAATTTATTAGGCAAGTTATCAAAAGAAAATGGTATGTCTGTTATCTTTATAACCCATGATTTATCTCTTGGATATTATTTGAGTGATACTACACTTATAATGTACAAGGGAAAATTAGTAGAAAAAGGTAGTACAGAAAAAATTTACAAAAATCCGGTTCATCCTTATACAAAGATGCTATTAAATTCAATACCAGATATAGGATTTAAATGGAAAAAAGAAGAAAAATTTTTACCAGAAAAAATAGAAATAGAAGTAAATAATTTTTATAAAAAGAATATTAATAAAGATACTGAATTAGAAGTTGAAAAAAATCATAAAGTGATAGTAAATGGGAGGTAGTATAATGAATTTTAACAAAGATTTTTTATTTGGAGCATCAATGTCTGGTTTTCAATTTGAAATGGGTAGTGAAAAAGATATAGATAATAAAAGTGATTGGTATGTTTGGACTCATAATGCCGCAAATATGAATGCTGGATTTGTTAGTGGTGATTATCCTGAATATGGAACAAATTATTGGAATCAATATGAAGAAGATCATATTTTAATGAAAGAATTAGGCTTAAAAATAATAAGAATTGGTATTGAATGGTCAAGAATATTTCCAAAAAACACTTTTGATGTTAAAGCGGAAGTTAAGTATGATAACAATGATATAATAGATATAAATGTGAATGATAAAACTTTAGAAGAAATGGATAAAATAGCAAATCATGACAATTTAAACCATTATATAAAAATATTAAAAAATGCAAAAGAAAATGGTTTAAAAGTTATGATTGATTATTCTCACTTTACATTACCCATATGGATTCATGACTGTATAAATATAAATAGAAATAGAAAAGGTATAATGGGATGGGCTTCAAAAGAGTTTGTAATTGAATTTTCCAAATATGCAGCATATATAACAAAAAAATTAGATGAATATGTTGATTATTATGCAACAATGAATGAACCTCAAATAATTGCTTCTGGTGGATATTTAATACCTTCTACTGGTTTTATACCTGCAATATATAGTTTAGATGTATACTTAGAGGCTATTAAAAGGCAAAGCGAAGCTCACGCAAGAGCTTATGATAATGCAAAAAAATATACTGAAAAACCTATTGGTATGATTTATTCTTTCTCTTGGGCAACACCTTACAAAAAAGAAGATGAAGAAATAATAGAAAATGCCAGATACTTTTATAATTATCATTTTATGGATACAATAACAAAAGGTCTTGTAGATGACGAATTAACTGGAAAACAAAGATTTAGAAAAGATTTAGAAAAAAGAATTGATTTTATAGGAGTGAATTACTATACAAGAACTATGGTCAGAAAATCAGAACCAATATTTGAAAAAGAAATATTAAACTTTGAAGAAATGAGTGGGTATGGATACGATTGTGAAAAATCTGGGTTTACAGCAAATCACACACCATCAACAGATATGGGATGGGAAATATATCCAGAAGGATTAAAAGGAAATTTATTATTATTAAAAGATAGATATAATTTACCAATGATAATAACTGAAAATGGTATAGCAGATAAATTTGATAAATTAAGATCTGCATTTTTAATATCTCATTTAATAAAAATAAATGAAGCAATACAAGATGGTGCAAATATTTTTGGTTATATGCATTGGTCTATTACAGATAATTATGAATGGTCAAGTGGCTTTGAAAAAAGATTTGGCTTAATCCAAGTAGATTTTAAAACCAAATTAAGATCTCCAAGACCAAGTTATTATGTATACAAAGAAATAATAGAAAAAAGAGAAATCACAGAAGCAATGAAGGGATTAACTATTTTACCATATAATTACTTAAAAAAATGAGGTTGATAAAATGCCTACACTTAGAGAAATATCAAGATTAACTGGGTTGTCTATTTCTACTATGTCAAGAGTATTAAATGGAAGTATAAATGTCTCTGAAAAAACAAGAACTAAAGTTTTAAAAGCTTTAAAAAAATATAATTATACACAAAGCGATACTATAAAAAAAGGACTAAAAAAAGCAATTGGTGTCTTAGTACCTGATTTACAAGGAGATCATTATAGTTTAATTGCTGAAGGAATAGAAAGCATTTTAATAAAAAATAATTATGAAATGCTTTTAACTACAATGAATCAAATTATATCTCGTGAAGCTCAAGCTTTTAAAGAAATGTCAACAAGACGTGTTGATGGAATAATACTCTGTACATCATCTGATGATGATAATTTAATAAAAAGATATATAGATAAGATTTTGCCAATAGTTACTGTAGATAGAGGTAAATCAGATATAAAAATTGATACTGTTGGAATAGATAATTATAATTCTGCAAAAGAAGCAGCAAAATATTTGTATAAAAAAGGTCATAGAAAAATATTATTTATAGAAGGACCAGAAGAAATTTATTCTTGTATACTAAGAAAAAAGGCATTTGAAGATTTTTTTATAAGAAAAAATAATGTTGAAATACATTTTAAAAAAAGCAATTTTGGAATACAAAATGGCTATAATTCTGTAAAAAATTTTATAAAAGAAAATGGAATAAACTTTACAGCTATATTTTTTATAGATGATTGGACAGCTTTAGGAGGTTTAAAAGTTTTAAAAGAATTAAATATAAAATGTCCAAAAGAAGTAAGTATAATGGGATTTGATGATTCTGAGTTTTCTCCTTATTTAGATCCTGCTTTAACAACTGTAAAACAACCAACAAAAGAAATAGGAATACAAGCTGCACAATTACTATTAGAAAGAGTAGAAGGAAAAAGCACAAGTAAGGTTAAACGAAAAATATTTTTACCAACTGAAATAATTGAAAGAGACTCTGTAATAGATATATCAAAAAAATAATGTTATGGGGGGCTTCAAATTGAAAAAATTTTTTATTTTAATAGTTTTAACTATGGAGATGATTTCATTGTCAATACCTTTTCCAAATCATACAAAATATAGTGAAAATATAATAAAACCATCTATTTATACACAAAACCAATTAGATGATCAAGTTTATAAGTATTATCAAAAATGGAAAAATAGATACTTAACTAAAGTTTCTAAAAAAGATCAAATGTATATTAATTGGAATTATTTAAAAAGAGATTGGGTCGAACCCCAAAATGCTGTAACTGTATCAGAAGCTCATGGATATGGTATGCTTATTTTTTCAATAATTGGAGATAAAGATAAACAAGCTCATCAAATTTATGATGCAATGTTTAATTTTTTTAAAGCTCATCCAAGTTCAATAAATCCAAATTTAATGGCTTGGCAACAAATAAACAATAATGGGAAAATAGTCGATACTGAAGATAATGATAGTGCAATTGATGGAGATTTAGATATAGCTTTATCTTTAATAATAGCAGATAAACAATGGGGAAGTAATGGCAAAATAAACTATAAAAAAGAAGCATTAAATATGATAAATGCAATCATGGAAAGTGAAGTAAATCATGAAGATTGGATACTTCAACTTGGTGATTGGGCTCATAATGATAAAGATTATATGTATTCAACAAGAAGTTCTGATTTTATATTGAACACTATATCTACATTTATAAAGTATGATGACAAAAATTCTAAAAAATGGGAAAAAGTGTACAATAAAATTATAAAAATCAGCAATTTTATCTTTAATAATTATTCTAAAGAAACTGGGCTATTACCAGATTTTCTAGTAAAAAATAGTAATGGAGATTATATTCCTTCTCAATCTAATTTTTTAGAAGATGAAAATGATGGTAATTATAATTGGAATGCTTGTAGAGATCCTTGGAGACTTTCATTAGACATAATCTTAGGTAATAAAAATAACGAATTATATACACAACTTCAAACTATGAATACATGGATAGAAAAAAAGACAAATTTAAATCCATCAAAAATAAATCCCGGATATTACTTAAATGGTAATAAAATAATAAGAGATTGGGAAGGTACGGATATTAGTTTTGTTGCACCATTCGCAGTTAGTGCAATGATAAATAAAAATAATCAAAAATGGTTAAATAAATTATGGGATTTCATGCTTTATGACGACGAAACATCCTTTGAAGATATAGAATATTTTCCAAATACAATAAGAATGTTAGTAATGTTAATAATTTCTGGAAATTGGCCTAAATTATAAAAAAAAATGGAATAATCTTCTGATTATTCCATTTTTTTAGTTTTTATTACTAAATATTTTATAGTATAATTCATTAAAAAAGGAGGGGATCTTATGATAAATGAAAGAATAAAAAAGTTAAGAATGTTGATGAAAAAAAATAATATACAAGCTTATATAATACCAACTTCTGATTATCATCAAAGTGAATACGTTGCTGATTTTTTTAAATCAAGAGCTTGGATTTCTGGATTTACTGGATCTGCTGGAATTGTTGTAATTACAAAAGAAAGTTCTGGTCTTTGGACAGATGGAAGATACTTTATACAAGCTGAAAAACAATTAAAAAATTCAGAAATAAAGTTATTTAAAATGAATGAACCAGAAGTTCCTACTTATGAAGAATGGCTCTTAAAAGAATTAAAAGAAGGAGATACAATAGGCTTTGATGCCAAATGTTTTTCCATTGAACAAGTAAAAAAATTAAAGGATAAAATTAAATACAAGAAATTAAAAGTGTATGCAGAAAAAGATTTAATAAATGAAATTTGGATAAACAGACCAAAATTACCTCAAGAAAATATTTTTATTCATAACAT contains:
- a CDS encoding ABC transporter permease, whose amino-acid sequence is MNLKEKLKNHDNWYYALKNKKVIIGFSIFLFFLILALLAPILTKFDYEEIAGAPYSSPSLEHLMGTTIFGRDVFTQVLYGLRSTFFVGLVGGTIALVIGVLLGFISGYKSGTLLDEGLMMLTNILLVIPVIAILIILSAYLPYRGILVQSIIIGITSWPWSARAVRAQTLAIKNKEFVNLSRISSVPTLKIIIEDIASNMFSYVFMVYILQFAGAILTAVGLDFIGLGPTRGISLGLIMQNAVNWNALPLGLWWWAILPGLILTVLVTSLYFINTGLDEVFNPKLREM
- the bgaS gene encoding beta-galactosidase BgaS gives rise to the protein MNFNKDFLFGASMSGFQFEMGSEKDIDNKSDWYVWTHNAANMNAGFVSGDYPEYGTNYWNQYEEDHILMKELGLKIIRIGIEWSRIFPKNTFDVKAEVKYDNNDIIDINVNDKTLEEMDKIANHDNLNHYIKILKNAKENGLKVMIDYSHFTLPIWIHDCININRNRKGIMGWASKEFVIEFSKYAAYITKKLDEYVDYYATMNEPQIIASGGYLIPSTGFIPAIYSLDVYLEAIKRQSEAHARAYDNAKKYTEKPIGMIYSFSWATPYKKEDEEIIENARYFYNYHFMDTITKGLVDDELTGKQRFRKDLEKRIDFIGVNYYTRTMVRKSEPIFEKEILNFEEMSGYGYDCEKSGFTANHTPSTDMGWEIYPEGLKGNLLLLKDRYNLPMIITENGIADKFDKLRSAFLISHLIKINEAIQDGANIFGYMHWSITDNYEWSSGFEKRFGLIQVDFKTKLRSPRPSYYVYKEIIEKREITEAMKGLTILPYNYLKK
- a CDS encoding glycosyl hydrolase family 8, with the translated sequence MKKFFILIVLTMEMISLSIPFPNHTKYSENIIKPSIYTQNQLDDQVYKYYQKWKNRYLTKVSKKDQMYINWNYLKRDWVEPQNAVTVSEAHGYGMLIFSIIGDKDKQAHQIYDAMFNFFKAHPSSINPNLMAWQQINNNGKIVDTEDNDSAIDGDLDIALSLIIADKQWGSNGKINYKKEALNMINAIMESEVNHEDWILQLGDWAHNDKDYMYSTRSSDFILNTISTFIKYDDKNSKKWEKVYNKIIKISNFIFNNYSKETGLLPDFLVKNSNGDYIPSQSNFLEDENDGNYNWNACRDPWRLSLDIILGNKNNELYTQLQTMNTWIEKKTNLNPSKINPGYYLNGNKIIRDWEGTDISFVAPFAVSAMINKNNQKWLNKLWDFMLYDDETSFEDIEYFPNTIRMLVMLIISGNWPKL
- a CDS encoding ABC transporter substrate-binding protein, which encodes MKKILTIVIIVLLSSVLLSQEFDRKTTFVAGGALWDVPSNWNPFVPWDAVSGTVGLVYETLFEYDTLNNSMKPFLAEDGKWISDNEYLLKLRKGIKWTDGVDFTSKDVYFTFDVGRKNEEAPISYVWKWLKEIKVIDNYTLKFIFSEPRYSEWNTMLYDQGIIPEHIWSKKTAEEVINTDNKNPIGTGSYKYEVATNDKMVWIRNDNWWGKDVFGKLPAPKRIVIPLIYSNNVALGMLMKGELDLSNFFLPGIPKVKSFYNLTTWYEGKPYMLPGDSATLYLNTHKKYLNNTDFRKAIAYAINRDMIIKNVFEYQSQKANPSGLLPIDSWMKYYNKEVNKKYGFDFNKEKAKSLLKKLGFKDINHDGFLEDKDGKKVSFEIIVPSGWTDWMEAIKIISKNLQDIGIKADAKFPDEGVYWDDLTKGDFDMAINNYGNEASSTPWTYWNSVMNYRINQDVVEDGNFGRYNNPKLFKMIKDFNTKKLGSTESYEIASLIEEEMLKNMPVIPLWFNGLWYQASSDYWTNWPTEKNPVGYPCSWSGYWSRGGIDMLLNLKPSNHEE
- a CDS encoding ABC transporter ATP-binding protein, with translation MNEVILEVKNLCKDFTLGVFSKEVKSAVKNVSFEVKKGEIISLIGESGSGKTTIGRMILKLLKPSKGKIIFKDKDITEIKSKKEKKDYYLKVQGIFQDPFSSFNSLYKVDRIFNMIFNSYFPHEEKKDGKIKKALNDVGLKPESVLNKYPHQLSGGQLQRLLIARALLMNVDLLIADELISMLDASTRIGVLNLLGKLSKENGMSVIFITHDLSLGYYLSDTTLIMYKGKLVEKGSTEKIYKNPVHPYTKMLLNSIPDIGFKWKKEEKFLPEKIEIEVNNFYKKNINKDTELEVEKNHKVIVNGR
- a CDS encoding LacI family DNA-binding transcriptional regulator, producing the protein MPTLREISRLTGLSISTMSRVLNGSINVSEKTRTKVLKALKKYNYTQSDTIKKGLKKAIGVLVPDLQGDHYSLIAEGIESILIKNNYEMLLTTMNQIISREAQAFKEMSTRRVDGIILCTSSDDDNLIKRYIDKILPIVTVDRGKSDIKIDTVGIDNYNSAKEAAKYLYKKGHRKILFIEGPEEIYSCILRKKAFEDFFIRKNNVEIHFKKSNFGIQNGYNSVKNFIKENGINFTAIFFIDDWTALGGLKVLKELNIKCPKEVSIMGFDDSEFSPYLDPALTTVKQPTKEIGIQAAQLLLERVEGKSTSKVKRKIFLPTEIIERDSVIDISKK
- a CDS encoding ABC transporter permease, which translates into the protein MQNKYFRKKIIIYLITFFFAVTLNWLIPRFMPGDPMSLLMAKLHGLNEGKAALKSFFLDSFGLNKSFFEQYLDFWKALFTGDFGVSIYLYPKPVIEIISKAAIYDIVLLLPAVILSWIFGNKLGAISGVNKKIDNILMPIFYFLTSSPYFWFAVILVYVLGVVMGLFPINGAYSSTMLPSFSFSFIIDFFKHWILPFLSLFSVMLGGWAIGMRNMIIYEMGSNYSKYMEALGSSKKLIRKYAFRNAELPQVTGLALSLGTIIAGNLTTQIVFSYPGLGYTLLKAILNQDYFLVQGCFLFIIIGVLLANFLVDILYMFIDPRVRYSYSGEV
- a CDS encoding ABC transporter ATP-binding protein yields the protein MSKNILNVNDLKVYYKTLKGYVKALDGISFKVNEKEILGVAGESGCGKTTLGHSLILLKKPMKYISGEANLLNKDLMKLNAKEMNKTRFKDISIIPQAAMDSFSPTKKIKDFIKDLVEEHGIKADENFFEKVKKRFKMVNLSLDVLNRYSIELSGGMKQRVILVISTLLDPKLLIADEITSALDVSSQKFVAKMLSNFRDEKIVDSIIFITHDLSILYQIADKIMIMYAGHIAEIASSEDIIFNPKHPYTKALISSLPKIGTRFENEKLDGIEGTPPNLLNFGNGCRFRFRCPYAFDKCEKEAPPKTIISNDHEVYCWLNVGDKNE